From Canis lupus baileyi chromosome 16, mCanLup2.hap1, whole genome shotgun sequence:
TAAATCAGCCTAGAGTAGATGCTACTctgcaacaaaactaaaaaccagTCCTAAAAGTATTAAATTGATCCCCAAGCCAATTAATTGCCCCCTGATACAGACTCACTAAAAGTACTCAATCATTCAACactcattaaaaagcaaaaaacaaaatccagacacTGATCAACTTAACATTCACACTGcctaaaatcaaatcaaaatttcTAGACatgcagaaaagcagaaaaacatgAGCCACAACCAGTAGAAAAATCGGTCaacagaaagacacagaaaacacacacatgacAAAATTAGCATACAAGGACTTCCAAAGAGTGAACACAAATATACTTAAGTATTTAAAGAGATTATAAGCGtaataaaaataggaacaaagcAAGACAAAAGGTCTCATGCTAAAAAGACCTTCTCTCAAGCTgaaaaatatacttgaaataCAGATTCAAATGAATTTAACAATTCAAAAGaccacataccatatgatttcatttatgtttatgttctggaaaaaggaaatttattaagAGAAAACAGACCAGTTGGTTGTCAGAGACTAGAAAATTAAAAGTTGGGGAGAGAGCATGGACTACAGAGGCATAAGAGAAGTTTCTGGTGGTGATGGCCATATTCTGTATCTTAATTCCTTAATTGTGTTTACATGACCGTATGTGTTTAACACAATTGacagaaaaatactttaagaGGGTGTATTTCGCCctgtgtaaattatacctcaataaacctgctttaaaaaagttagtgaaggggatccctgggtggcgcagcggtttggcgcctgcctttggcccagggcgcgatcctggagacccggggtcgaatcccacgtcaggctcactgtatggagcctgcttctccctctgcctatgtctctgcctctctctctctctctgggtgactatcataaataaaaaaaaattaaaaaaaaaaaaaaaagttagtgaaggacacctgggtggctcagcggttgggtgtctgcctttggcccagagcataatcctggagtcccaggatcgaatcccacatcgggcttcctgcatggagcctgcctctccctctgcctattgtctctgcctctctctctgtctctctcatgaataaaatctttaaaaaaaaaaaaaaaaagtgagtgacaggggcacctgagtggctcagttggttatacatctgccttttggctcaggtcatgattctgagatcctgggatcgagctccacatcaggcatcctgttcagcatggagtctgcttctctcccccccaccggctcatactctctctctctctaataaatgaatgaatgaatgaatgaaagaaggaagggaggaagggagggagggaggaaggaagagagggagggagggagggaagtgtGTGACGGGGcgcatgggtgactcagtcagttgagtatacaactcttggttttagctcaggtcatgatctcagggtcatgagtttgagccctgtgtcggactgggctcagtgtggagtatgcttgagattctctccctcttcatctgccccttccccaactcacactctctaaaataaataaaacttaaaaaaaaaaagtgagggatacctgggtagttcagtggttgaatgtctgccttcagctcagggagtgatcccaaagttccaggatcaagtcccacattggactccctgcgaagagcctccctctccctctgcctaggtctctgtctctctcatgaataaataaaacctttttaaaaaaattaaaaattgaaaaaaagtgaTAGGTGATAGTGCAATGAATCTATACGAATACAAAAAAAGTTGTCAAGGGATGCTTGgtagttcagtgtctgccttcagcacagggcatgatcctggagtcccaggatagagtcccacatcaggttccctgcatggagcctgcttctccctatgcctatgactctgcctctctctgtgtgtctctcatgaataaaataaaatctttaaaaaaaaaaagagttgtcaaaactaataaaaattcttattaatttttttaaagtagaatctaagtccagtgtgggacttgaactcatgactccgagatcaagagtcacatgctctactggctgagccagctgggtgcccctaaaaattttgagttttaaatgtttttaggggaatctgggtggctcagttggttaagtgtctgcctttggctcaggtcatgatcctggaattccaagatggagtcccacatcaggctgcctgctcagtgcggagtctgctgctccttctctctctgctcctccccttacttattatgccctctctctttcactcactctcaaataaataaaatctttaaaaatacaaaaacaaaatgtttttatccacaactatatagtcaactcatcttcaaaaaaggagaatttctaataaaatacagtctcttcaacaaatagtgctgagtaaactggacagcaacatgcagaagaatgaaactggatcacttctttacaccatccacaaaaataaactcaaaatgtataaaagacctaatgtgagacaggaaatcatcaaaaccctagaggaaaacacaggcagtaacttttTTAACCTCAACCACAGCAATTTTTTACtagagacaaggaaaacaaacacaaaaatgaactaaCTACTGGGAtctccatcaagataaaaagtttttgcacgacaaagtaaacaatcaacaaaactaaaaggtagccTGTGAAAtgagagatatttgcaaatgacgtatccaATAAAGCAATAGTATCCAAAAATCTGTAAGGAACtcaccaaactcaacacccaaaaaacaaaaaatccagacacttttccaaagaagacatcccgacagctaacagacacatgaaaaattgttcaacatcactcattatcaggtaaatataaataaaaaccatgatgagataccacctcacacctgtcagaatggctaaaattaacacaggaaacaacagacgTTGAGAAagagatgtggagaaagaatcttcttgcactgttggtgggaatgcaaactggggtaagcgactctggaaaatagtatggaggttcctcaaaagattaaaaacagaactaccctatgatccagcaattgtattattaggaatttacccaaaagatacagattcaaaggggtacaaaCCTGCCAACATTTATGGTaaaattatcaacaatagcccaactatggaaagagctcaagtgtccatcaactgatgaatggataaagaagatgtggtatatttatacattgattattactcagccatcaaaaagaataaaatctaccGTTTACAATAATGCACTATATTAACACagtgtactatgctaagtgaaatcaatccaagaaaaacaaataccatatgacttcactcatatgtgtaatttaagaaacaaaagaaataaactttgggaaggggaaagacagagaaaaggaaaaaaaccgtaagagactcttaaagataaaaacaaacagggttgatagagggaggtgggtaggggatgagctaaatgggtgatgagcaaTAAGGAGGGCACTCATAATGAAtactgggtgttatgtgcaagtgatgaatcactaaatgctACCCTGAAACTGTATGTttactaacttgaatttaaaatattgaaagaaaaaaagtatttctgaaGATCTGTAAATGTGAATCGGAAGAATCAGGATGAAATCTTTtaatttgatttctctcttttaaagagaaaaaaaaaatttttttttttgaagattttattcatttatttgaaggggaggggggagtgcTTACAAGGGGGGTAGGgggaacagagaggaagaagcagactacccTCTCAGTGCAgaggccaacacagggctcgatcccggactctgagatcacaacctgagccgaagtccaatgcttaaaagactgagccacctaggtacccccatgaaatcattattttaaaatacacatccaggacgcctgggtggcttagcggttaagcgcctgccttcggcccagggccatgatcctggagtcccgggatcgagtcccatatcgggctccctgcatggagcctgtttctctctctgcctgtgtctttcatgaataaataaataaaatctttaaaaaataataaaatacacatcCATTTCCCAGCTTTGTTCAACTAAAGGAGCCTAGAAAGAGCCTATGGGAAAGAGATGATTTAccataagcaaataaatgagcAAGCAAGCGCTATTATCACTGATTATATGTGGATGGTAGGATTCCAAGAGTCTCCaaaattcttttgtatttgtattcaCTCTCCCTCCAAAATACCAAAACTTAACCATTTCTTCCAGTAGCAATGTTCTCACTACTTCAAAATGGAAATCGCACTGCCCAAGAAACTGTTATAACCAAAGACTCAGTGAATCCAAATAAACCAATGATTATAAGTTAAAGCTTGGTAAATTATATGGAAAAGGACACTTACTCTTCCTTCAGTCTCTTTTGAAGCTTGTCTTTTGAAAGTTGGCTTTCACCGGTATTTTTCATCATATCTTTCCGAAACCTATTGTTCATCATGTCAACCCTATTAAAAACAGAACAGTATTGcttaaaattactaattttaaagATGTCAGAACTAATTGTTCCCTTTAATAATTTAAGAACACATTTAATCAAATATAGGTCAAGATTTGCAAGGTCTGGAATAtgaaatacacattattttttaaaaaagataaatacgtAAAAAGAATGCTCTGAAAAAATACCAATACTTAATGACAAAAACCACACAAATTAAGTACTTATTTCTTGCCCATTAAACTGGCAAAGTCTGAAAAAAGATAAGCATTGTTTATGAGAATGGAGTGAAATGCACACCATTCAATGGGAAGGTAAACTGGGAGAACCTCACGGTCTGGCAGTTTTTATCAAGAATCTTATATGTGCCTATGCCCTTTAAGTAATTCTACCTCAGAACATCtttcttacagaaataaatataaagcagaaGGCTTATGCAGAAAAATGCTTGTCTCAGTATCAACTTACTGAAGGGAAAAATAGGAAATCTTTTCTGACAATACCTATGTAAATTAGTTAATTCAAATAATAGACTATAATCTatccatttaaaaacatttataaacgATCTTATTCTTAAGTGAGGGAGAAATGGTTGCAAGATACATTCTCATCCCTTAAAAGTACAACATTGGGTGTGCcagtttttctgccttttctattTCAGACATTGTGCTAAGAGCTCTGCATACACCATTCCACTTAATCTCAAGAGCCTTCtgatattactattattacctccattcaaaaaagaaaaggcaggttCCAAACTTGCCCTTGGTCACTTAGGAACTGgtcaaaataaaaggcaaactcAAATGTGACAGCAAACACTATGCTTTCTTTGCTATTGAATGAAGTATACAAgagaagagagcaggagagaagaaTGCCAACATGTTGGCATCCCTTGGGGTGGGTTTATGAAtgaccttttctttcctctcctttacagtatttttcaaatcttcATGTAATCAGAATGTAGTAAATCACAACGAAGAGAACTTCTTTAAAACTTGCAAAGTAACTTTTAAAGTATCCAGAGAGATTCTGTGAGGAAAAACTAGGCAACCTACATttcatcatcttcatcttcttcatccaCCCAAACCGGCttcttttgaaatagaaaattatcttttGGTTCCTTCTCTGCTTCCGAATCATCTGAGTCTTCCTGTGCTTGAACCTAGGAGACAAAATGCCCTCAAGCACTGAGTTTTTCAGCAGACAACACCCCTTACAGTTAGAGGTCTTGTAGAATGCTTTGTAGGCCCTCTTATCGAATAATGGGACAGAATGCTACCACAGCAAATGCTGGCGgcagaagagaaaacagattaGACAAAGGTACCATACGCTGGACAAGTAGGTAGGACCAACAGTCACGGAGAGAAAGCTGACATGCTGAAAGCAAAGGACCAAGTAAGGCAAGAACAAAAGGTTAAGTTGAAAGATAAGGAAAGGAGCAGGAAAAATCCTGGAACTACAGAAATCACGGGATCCAGAGCAGACTAGTAATCAAAAATCACGACCAGCATTTCACGTTCTTAGACCTACCTCTTCTCCATTGCTCCATCACCATTTTTGACACCCTACCTTAAGAAAACTTATACCAGACTATCAAACCTAAATCTAGATcacagggacgcccgggtggctcagcggttaagcgtctgccttcagcccagggcatgatcctggagacccaggatcgagtcccacatcgggctccctgcatggagcctgcttctccctctgcttctgctgtgtctctgcctctctctgtctctctctcatgaataaagaaagaaaatcttttaaaaatataaataaataaacagatagaTAGATCTAGATCACAGAATACTCCCAGATGTGAGCTCGAGCTTTCCCAAGACTACTAATACACGTCAAAACATTTTCCTGCGGAGTCTCTTGGCTCCGCCCCCGTCGTCGGTAGCTCGCGAGATTTCGCAGACACCTCCCTTTTTCCTCTGGGCCAACACGCCCTGCAGAGGGAGGAAGACCCGGAAACTTCGGGGCCACGTGAGCCATCGCCACGGCCACATGGGCAATCACCGGAAGCACCCCGGAGGCCGGGGTAATGCTGGTGGCATACATCATCACAGGATCAACTTCGACAAATATCACCCAGGTTACTTTGGAAAAGTCGGTATGAGACATTACCACTTAAAGAGAAACCAGAGCTTCTGCCCAACTGTCAACCTTGATAAACTGTGGACCTTAGTCAGTGAGCAGACACGGGTAAAGGCGGCCAAAAACAAGACTGGAGCTGCCCCTATTATCGATGTGGTGCGATCAGGCTACTACAAAGTTTTGGGAAAGGGAAAGCTCCCAAAACAGCCTGTGGTCGTGAAGGCCAAATTCTTCAGTAGAAGAGCTGAGGAGAAGATAAAGGGTGTGGGGGACGCCTGCGTTCTAGTAGCTTGAAGCCACACAGGGGGAGACTCATTAAATGCCAAcaagtgcttttcaaaaaaatatatattttttttcttgctggtCTATTACCAACTTATGATCCCTCAAAGTCCAATAAACCCCACCTCACCCAGATTCTTCCTTCTCTCGACTATGAAACTGTCCCACAGGCCAGCAGCTTTCCACTAAGAGTTCTCTATCTCCCAAGGAGATTTTTGCAGCTTCCCTCATTACCACCCACAGGAGGTAGTGACAATCAATGGACACTGGCCACTTTCCAGGTCCGCATTCATTTACCAAACAGCATTCTCCTTGAGGCTTTGCTTGGCCATCCTATGTAAAATTTCACCTGTCTCTACATACACtcatcttcctttcatttttcttctcttccgcACTCGTCACTGACATACTTGCATTTTACTTTATCTTCTTCTTCTGCCACTAGTACACATGCTCCAAGAGAGCGAGGGATTTTTGTCTAGTTGTGTCCATTGTTGTGTCTCCTCCATTGCCTAGAACGATGCCTGGAACTCCCTGTCTTGGGAGAAAAGCCAGGTAAGGCGTAAAAGGGATAACTTAAAGTGTCCCCAAAAAAGTGACTAAAATAAATGGGGAAAAGGGGGACGATAAAAAGCACGCGGGGTTTTCACCGCCAGGAAAAGGACGTGGCCCCAGCAGACTAACAACGACCTGGTGAATAAATATGCACGATCGTTTTCAAAAGTTGGCGAGCCAGCCACCGGAGAAGCTGTTTAAAAACGCACATTCTGATTCCACAGCTCCCGAATCACAACAGGGCAGGGGATCGAACGGCCACGAGGAAAGAAACCCTGGGTTTGGAGAGAGAGACTAGTGGGACCGCGCCGCGAAGAACGCTCACGACTGCCGCGGGCTACGCGTACGCGCCGAGCGCCTGCTGAATACGGGGCGGGGGCGCTccccgggggcgggcgggcggggaagGCGAGGTCTCCGCCCAGCGGAGGttcgcagccccgcagccccgcagccccgcagccgcCGGCGCCCGCGTTCCCCGGCGCTCGCCGACCTGAGCGCGCCCGGCGCCGCAGGTCGCCCAGGCTCCGCCCCCGGAGGCTCGCCGCCCACCGCGCGCCCCGCCCGAGCGCGCCCAGCCCGCGCGCCGCGGCCTCCCTCACCCGCGAGCCCTGCAGACGCCGCAGCAACGCG
This genomic window contains:
- the LOC140605617 gene encoding large ribosomal subunit protein uL15-like; the protein is MGQNATTANAGGRRENRLDKGTIRWTNLDHRILPDVSSSFPKTTNTRQNIFLRSLLAPPPSSVAREISQTPPFFLWANTPCRGRKTRKLRGHVSHRHGHMGNHRKHPGGRGNAGGIHHHRINFDKYHPGYFGKVGMRHYHLKRNQSFCPTVNLDKLWTLVSEQTRVKAAKNKTGAAPIIDVVRSGYYKVLGKGKLPKQPVVVKAKFFSRRAEEKIKGVGDACVLVA